CTGGGTCATGGAGAACTAAAAGATCATATGTTTCTTGACGGCCTGGAAGATGCCTACGACCGTGGTAAATTAATGGGTGTTTTCGCAGAAGCCACGGCTAAACGCTATCATTTTAGCCGAGAAGACCAGGATGCCTATGCCACACGCTCCATGACGCGCGCATTGCAAGCAGAGGAAGATGGCAGTTTCAAAAATGAGATCGTGCCAATTCTCGTACATGGACGTAAAGAAGACGTTACCATTAGTCAAGATGAAGGACCGGATCGTGCAAAAATTACAAAAATTTCGCAATTACGCCCGGCATTTACAGCCGATGGAACCGTCACTGCCGCCAATTCCAGCTCCATTTCTGACGGTGCCGCCAGTTTGATTTTAATGACGGCAGAAAACGCAGAAAAACGTGGGTTGAAACCATTAGCCAGAATCGTTGCTCATGCCAGCCATGCGCAAGAACCCGAATGGTTCACCACCGCTCCAGTTGCAGCAATCCGCCATGTACTTAATAAAGCGGGTTGGAAACCAAATGATGTTGATCTTTATGAAATCAATGAAGCCTTTGCTGTGGTAACAATGGCAGCGATTAAAGATTTGGAATTAGATATTGAAACCGTGAATGTCCATGGTGGAGCATGTGCTTTAGGACATCCAATTGGCGCATCAGGAGCAAGAATCCTGGTGACACTCATCCATGCCCTCCGGCAAAAGAATAAACGTCGAGGCGTGGCATCTCTTTGTATTGGTGGCGGTGAAGCAACCGCCGTAGCACTGGAATTGATTTAAACCCAATGAAGGCTTATGCTCATTCCAACCTCTTGGAATGAGACATAAGTCTCTAATAACGTTGAGGGAGTTTATGCTCAAACAAAGTATGATGTATCTTTTTTAAGTATACTCGTTGTTATCTTTGCTGCTTATGCGCATTTAATGATTGTCTATATTGATATGTTTTATACCTACGTCAATCTCAAATTATCACCCATCTTCAGTGCTAACGAAACAGGCATCATGATTCGCAAAGTGTTTTCCCTGGTATTAATTCCAGTGGCCATAGCAGCCGTGCCTGCTCTTGTCTATCGATTGATTAAAGGCCGACATATGCCTTATTTTATCCACATAACTTGGCTATTATGGCTGGTTGTTGTGCTTAGCAAAGTGCTTATTCAATAAAGGGCCAACGATGGCAAAAATTATCAGTCAACTGAATTCAACCAGTTCCGAGTTCAAAACGAATCAGGCTGCAATGCAGCGTCTAGTGGATGAGCTGGAAAAAACCATTGCAGACATTGCCTTGGGTGGCGATGAAAAAGCTCGTGCTCGTCATTTAAAACATGGAAAATTGCTGCCACGAGAACGTTTGCAACAACTATTAGACCCTGGCAGTCCTTTTCTTGAATTATCCCAATTGGCGGCTTATGACGTTTATGAGGATAAATTACCGGCCGCAGGATTAATTACGGGAATTGGCCGAGTTGCCAATCAGGAATGTATGATTGTCATTAATGATGCGACTGTAAAGGGAGGAACTTACTATCCCATAACCGTGAAAAAGCATTTACGCGCCCAGGAGATAGCCCAGACGAACCACCTTCCTTGCATTTATTTAGTGGATTCAGGCGGCGCCTTTTTACCACTGCAAGATGAAGTGTTCCCTGACCGCGATCACTTTGGCAGAGTTTTTTATAACCAAGCCAACATGTCTGCGCAAAATATTCCTCAAATTGCCGTAGTCATGGGTTCATGCACCGCCGGTGGCGCTTATGTACCTGCTATGGCAGATGAATCCATCATGGTGCGCAATCAAGCCACTATTTTTTTAGGGGGCCCACCTCTTGTTAAAGCAGCAACGGGTGAAATAATCAGCGCTGAAGAATTAGGTGGTGCGGACGTGCACTGTCGGGAATCCGGAGTTGCCGATTATTACGCTGAAAATGATGAACACGCCTTGCATCTGGCCCGTTGTGTGGTTGGCCACTTAAATCGTCGCAAACCAGAATGCCTGCAACGCATAACCAGTTTTGAACCGGCTTACGACCCTGCCGAACTTAACGGTATTATACCAACCGATGCGCGTAAACCGTTCGACATGCGCGAAGTTATTGCACGTCTTGTTGATGGCTCAGAATTTGAAGAATTCAAAGCGTTGTATGGCACTACCTTGGTTTGCGGATTTGCTCATCTTTACGGCTATCCAATCGGTATTATTGCTAATAATGGTATTCTATTTGCTGAAAGTGCTTTAAAAGGAACGCATTTTATTGAACTCTGTTGCAGCCGGAAAATTCCATTGTTATTTTTACAAAACATCACTGGCTTTATGGTAGGAAGCAAATATGAAGCGGGGGGCATTGCTAAACATGGTGCTAAAATGGTCACCGCCGTTGCCAATGCCAAAGTACCTAAATTTACAGTGATGGTCGGTGGCAGTTTCGGAGCCGGTAATTATGCCATGTGTGGACGAGCTTACGCTCCTCGTTTTGTATGGTCTTGGCCAAATGCACGCATTTCAGTGATGGGCGGAGAACAAGCCGCAAATGTACTCGCACAAATTAACCGAGACAAGCATAGTAAACAAGGCACTCAATGGCCTATCGAGGAAGAAGAACGGTTCAAAGCCAAATTGCGCGAACAATACGAAACGCAGGGAAATCCCTATTATGCCAGCGCAAGGTTATGGGACGATGGCGTCATTGCTCCTCAAGACACGCGTAAAATTCTCGGGTTAAGTCTATCGGCTGCATTAAACGCGCCGATAGAATCCACTTCTTTTGGTGTCTTTCGCATGTAAGCACAAGGATTTAATGTGAATGATATATTAAGTGAACAACAAGGTCATGTATTGCTGCTAACTCTGAATCGAGTGAATAAACATAATGCCTTTGATGATCGACTATTGGCAGGTTTACAACAACGGTTAGAAGAAGCCAACAGCAATCCTGACGTGCGTGTGATCGTTTTAAAAGCAAATGGTCGTCATTTTTCCGCCGGTGCTGATTTGGATTGGATGAAGCGCATGGCTGAGTTTAGTGAAGAGGAAAATGTGGCCGATGCAGAAATTTTAGCAAAAGTGATGTATACCTTGCATCATAGCCCAAAACCTACCATTGCAGTCATACAAGGTGCCGCTTTTGGTGGTGGCGTCGGATTGGTTGCCGCATGCGATATTGCCATTGCTGCAGAAAACGCCCGTTTTTGTTTTTCTGAGGTCAAATTAGGATTAATCCCGGCCGTCATTAGTCCTTACGTCATCAAAGCCATTGGTTCCAGAGCAGCAACCTGGTTATTTATGACGGCTGAAACATTCGATGCCAAACGCGCTTATGAATTGCAACTGGTGCAATTTTGTGTTCCTGAAGACGCACTTGCAGACTATGCACTCACCTATGCCCAACAATTGTCTCAATTAGCGCCCTTGGCTGTTCGTGAAGCCAAAACATTAGTGCATCAAGTGGCAGGAAAACCCATTGATGAAGCACTGCTGCATAAAACGGCTTTTTTAATTGCCAAAAAACGAACTTCAGCAGAAGGTCAACGTGGTCTGCAAGCATTTTTAAATAAGGAAACACCCAATTGGGATTAACCATCAGCCTGCATGTCCTCCCCTTTTGCAACGAATGTTATGTTGGTTAAAGAAAAAAGGCTTACGGCAATGGTTTGAAAATAAAGAAGTAAGAAAGAGGCGGAAACAACAATCATGATACTAGAAAGGAAAAAGTATACCTATGTTTAGTAAAATTTTGATTGCCAATCGCGGTGAAATCGCATGTCGCATTATTAAAACCGCACGTCGCATGGGTATTGAAACCGTTGCCATTTACTCCACTGCGGATCGTAACAGCTTGCATGTATCCCAAGCCGACGAAGCATTTTGCATCGGTCAGCCTCAAGCGTCTGCCAGCTATTTGAATATTGATGCCATTTTAGCAGCGGCTAAGACCTCGGGTGCCCAAGCGATTCATCCAGGTTATGGTTTCTTATCAGAAAATCCGCGTTTAGCAGAAGCTTGCGCCAAGGCAGGTATTATTTTTATTGGCCCAACGATAGCAGCCATGGAAGCCATGGCCTCCAAGCAAATAGCCAAACAACTGCTTGAAAAAACCGGTGTGCCCTTAACCCCCGGCTATCATGGCAGTGACCAATCTGATGAACGCTTGCTTGCCGAAAGCAAACAACTAGGTTTTCCCGTTTTGCTCAAAGCGGCAGCAGGTGGCGGCGGGAAAGGCATGCGCGCCGTTTATGAAGAAGCCGATTTTTCTGCAGCACTGGCCGGTGCCCGCCGTGAGGCGAAAGCCAGTTTTGGCGATGACACCATGCTCATTGAAAAACTTATCAGTAACCCACGCCATGTAGAAATACAAATTATGGCCGATAGCCATGGCCATATTGTTCACTTATATGAGCGCGACTGCTCCATTCAACGCCGCCATCAAAAAATCATTGAAGAAGCACCAGCACCTGGCTTATCAAAATCCTTGCGTCAAGGATTGGCAGAAGCTGCTATAGCCGTAGCGCGTGAAATTGAATACCTCGGCGCAGGCACGGTTGAATTCCTGGTTGACGAACAAGAACATTTTTATTTCATGGAAATGAATACCCGGCTGCAGGTAGAACATCCGGTCACGGAAATGATAACTGGACTAGATTTGGTGGAATGGCAACTAAAAATCGCTGCCGGTGAACCTTTGCCGTGCAAACAGGACGAGCTAAAAGCCAAGGGACATGCCATTGAATGTCGAATATACGCCGAAGATCCAACCCAGAATTTTATTCCTTCCATCGGTCAGATTCGTTTTCTTAAAGAACCAGTAGGAGAAGGTTTACGCATTGACAGCGGTGTTGCCTGTCATTCCTTCGTTACCATGCATTACGATCCGATGATTGCTAAATTAATTGCCTGGGGAAATGACCGTCACCAAGCTCTGTTGCGTCTTCAGCAAGGTTTAAAACATTATTATCTAGGCGGGCTTAAAACAAATATTTCTTTTTTGCAAGCCATTATAAGTCACCCAAGGTTTATTCAAGCCGAACTTTGTACTGACTTCCTGGTTCAGGAACCTATCCAATTGCCAACGGTCAATAAACAATTGGCCTTACACATGGCAACGGCTTTCGATTATGCCTTAAATAACATGGCACAAAAAGATAGCTTGCATAGAGCAACATTTGCCTGGCAAATGCACTTAAAAGGCCAGTGGCGCTGGCGCTATCTTATTGAAAATGAACCGTTCGAAGTCATGGTGATGCCGGTGGATGCTGAGCAACTAACGATTCAATATGGAGAGAAACTCATCAAGATGCATGTTAAACTGGCCGGAAATCAGTTGCAACTTGATGATGGTCACGAACGCTGGCAAGCCTTTGTCGAACCTTTGCCTGAACGCCTGATTTTTTACACACCAATCGGTTCCATTGCAGTCGAGCGCTTTAACTGGCAACAGTCTACCAGCGCATCCAGAAATCCTAGGGCACAACTTACAGCGCCCATGCCAGCGACTGTCGTTGCCATTCTGAAAAACAAAGGAGATCGAATTAAAGCAGGTGAACAACTCATGGTTTTGGAAGCCATGAAAATGGAGCACACCATTCAAGCTCCCAGCGATGGTGTGTTGACAGACATTTTTTTTGAGATTGGCGCCCAAGTCCATGAAGGCGCAGAATTAATTGCTTTAGGAACAGAAAACGACATTAATTCCGTTGAAAAATCAAGTTAGGAACATGCAAGCACGTTTGCATAAGGACAGCAATGAATTATCCACAGCAAGTGACAATCATTGAAGTTGGGCCGCGCGATGGTTTACAAAATGAACCTTCCTTTGTAGGCACAGAAAACAAAATCAATTTAATTAACTTACTAGGCCAAAGTGGCCTACAACACATTGAAGTAACAAGCTTTGTCTCGCCGAAAGCCATTCCTCAGCTGGCAGACGGCGATGCCGTATTCCGTGGAATTGACAAACCGGCAGGAATGCATTTTTCGGCGCTGGTCCCCAATGAGCAAGGTCTATTAAAAGCCATCGAGGCAGGTGTTGAAGAAATCGCTATTTTCACGGCCGCCAGTGAATCGTTTAATCAACGCAATATAAATTGCTCTATTGCAGAAAGCATTCGTCGTTTCATTCCAGTCGTGTCATTGGCAAAAACTGAAAAAATCCGGACTCGTGCTTATATTTCCTGTGTCCTTGGCTGTCCTTATGAAGGGCATATTACACCCAAGCAAGTGACAGAGGTCACTCGTCAATTGCTTGAGCTTGAGGTGGATGAAATCAGTTTTGGTGATACGATTGGGGTTGGTACACCTAAACAAACCAACGAATTAATTGCAGCCATTGCCTCGTGCATGCCTTTAGCAAAAGCCGCCATGCATTTTCACGATACTTATGGGCAAGCCATCGCAAATATATACACAGCGCTGCAATGTGGAATCAATCGGTTTGACAGTTCCGTAGCGGGTCTTGGTGGCTGTCCATATGCTCGCGGCGCCACAGGAAATGTTGCCACTGAAGATGTCTTGTATCTGATGCATGGCTTGGGAATTAAAACCGGCGTTGATATTTTTAAAATCGTCGCGGCCGGTGACATGATTTGCAAAGTCTTGGGACGCAAAAATCAATCCAAAGTAGCCAATGCCCTACTTGCAAATCCGTGTTAACATCCCAATATTTTCGTATACATCAGCAAATCATCGCCGTTATAATATCATTCTTATAGCGTATGAATTGTTGTCATGCATGCACCCTGATTCTTTCATAGAGTCAAAAAAACCAATGCATACAATCTTAGAACCTGACTTCAGAGTTGCCAGGCTTTTAGCCCTGCATAGTTAGATGAGGAAGAAGTTCTTAAAAACATTCCTTCCAGTCTTCTTCTATAAGAAGAACCAAGGGCAATATAATATTACAATTCAAAAACTAAAAACTTTACATAACCTTAATGTTAACGGGCGTTTTTATGATTCAACACACATTAAAAGTTGCTTTAGTCCAGGAGCGATGGTATGAAAATCCCAAGGAACACCAGGATCATATTGCTTCCGGAATTTTTGCCGCGGCCAAACAAGGGGCACAGCTCGTTTGTTTGCAGGAATTAACATTATCTCCTTATTTTTGCACCCGTGCAGACGTAGACGCGACACCCTATAAAGAAGATTTATACACAGGCCCTACCGCGCAATTTGTAAGCCTTTGCGCACGAGAAGCAAAGGTTTGCATTACCGCTTCCTTATTTGAACAGGCCGGATATAATACCGCTATTGCCTACGACAACGAGGGTAAATTCATTGGTTTTACTCGTAAACAACATATTCCGAGCGGTGAGAAATATCATGAGGATTACTATTTCAAACCAGGAGATTCCAATTATCCTGTTCATTCAATTATAGGTCATCGGTTCGGTTTACCTACCTGCTATGATCAATGGTTCCCAGAACTCTCCCGAATTTATGGTTTAAAAGGTGCAGAGGTTTTAGTCTACCCTACGGCCATCGGTGCCGAGCCAACCGCGCCAGGATTTAATAGTCAACCCATGTGGCAAAAGGTCATGGTGGCTCAGGGCATCATGAGTAACACCTTTATTATTGCTGTCAATCGAATTGGTTGCGAGGATGGTTTAGAGTTTTATGGCAGCAGCTTCATTAGCAATCCTCTGGGAGAAATACTGGTACAAGCGCCACGCAATGAATCCGCTGTATTGGTGGCCGAATTGAATTTTGAACAACGCGCCTTGTGGGGCCGATTATTCCCATTTAATCGTCAAAGACAACCGGAAACCTATCAAGAATTAGTTCGTCTTGGAGCCAATTAATGTTCATCACGTCCAGCAACAAGGTTAAACCATGAATCAAAACGCTATTTCCGACGAAAATTTATATAACATCAGCAACTGGGGAGAAGGAT
This genomic interval from Legionella oakridgensis ATCC 33761 = DSM 21215 contains the following:
- a CDS encoding thiolase family protein translates to MKHDDVVIVAAKRTPTGNMLGNLSSLSAPELGAAAHRAVIEQAGISPADIDEVLSGCVLQAGIGQAPARQAARLAGIPDSKGATTINKMCGSGMKAVMLGHDLIKAGSAQVILASGMESMSNAPYLLNKARSGYRLGHGELKDHMFLDGLEDAYDRGKLMGVFAEATAKRYHFSREDQDAYATRSMTRALQAEEDGSFKNEIVPILVHGRKEDVTISQDEGPDRAKITKISQLRPAFTADGTVTAANSSSISDGAASLILMTAENAEKRGLKPLARIVAHASHAQEPEWFTTAPVAAIRHVLNKAGWKPNDVDLYEINEAFAVVTMAAIKDLELDIETVNVHGGACALGHPIGASGARILVTLIHALRQKNKRRGVASLCIGGGEATAVALELI
- a CDS encoding carboxyl transferase domain-containing protein gives rise to the protein MAKIISQLNSTSSEFKTNQAAMQRLVDELEKTIADIALGGDEKARARHLKHGKLLPRERLQQLLDPGSPFLELSQLAAYDVYEDKLPAAGLITGIGRVANQECMIVINDATVKGGTYYPITVKKHLRAQEIAQTNHLPCIYLVDSGGAFLPLQDEVFPDRDHFGRVFYNQANMSAQNIPQIAVVMGSCTAGGAYVPAMADESIMVRNQATIFLGGPPLVKAATGEIISAEELGGADVHCRESGVADYYAENDEHALHLARCVVGHLNRRKPECLQRITSFEPAYDPAELNGIIPTDARKPFDMREVIARLVDGSEFEEFKALYGTTLVCGFAHLYGYPIGIIANNGILFAESALKGTHFIELCCSRKIPLLFLQNITGFMVGSKYEAGGIAKHGAKMVTAVANAKVPKFTVMVGGSFGAGNYAMCGRAYAPRFVWSWPNARISVMGGEQAANVLAQINRDKHSKQGTQWPIEEEERFKAKLREQYETQGNPYYASARLWDDGVIAPQDTRKILGLSLSAALNAPIESTSFGVFRM
- a CDS encoding enoyl-CoA hydratase-related protein: MNDILSEQQGHVLLLTLNRVNKHNAFDDRLLAGLQQRLEEANSNPDVRVIVLKANGRHFSAGADLDWMKRMAEFSEEENVADAEILAKVMYTLHHSPKPTIAVIQGAAFGGGVGLVAACDIAIAAENARFCFSEVKLGLIPAVISPYVIKAIGSRAATWLFMTAETFDAKRAYELQLVQFCVPEDALADYALTYAQQLSQLAPLAVREAKTLVHQVAGKPIDEALLHKTAFLIAKKRTSAEGQRGLQAFLNKETPNWD
- a CDS encoding acetyl-CoA carboxylase biotin carboxylase subunit, with translation MFSKILIANRGEIACRIIKTARRMGIETVAIYSTADRNSLHVSQADEAFCIGQPQASASYLNIDAILAAAKTSGAQAIHPGYGFLSENPRLAEACAKAGIIFIGPTIAAMEAMASKQIAKQLLEKTGVPLTPGYHGSDQSDERLLAESKQLGFPVLLKAAAGGGGKGMRAVYEEADFSAALAGARREAKASFGDDTMLIEKLISNPRHVEIQIMADSHGHIVHLYERDCSIQRRHQKIIEEAPAPGLSKSLRQGLAEAAIAVAREIEYLGAGTVEFLVDEQEHFYFMEMNTRLQVEHPVTEMITGLDLVEWQLKIAAGEPLPCKQDELKAKGHAIECRIYAEDPTQNFIPSIGQIRFLKEPVGEGLRIDSGVACHSFVTMHYDPMIAKLIAWGNDRHQALLRLQQGLKHYYLGGLKTNISFLQAIISHPRFIQAELCTDFLVQEPIQLPTVNKQLALHMATAFDYALNNMAQKDSLHRATFAWQMHLKGQWRWRYLIENEPFEVMVMPVDAEQLTIQYGEKLIKMHVKLAGNQLQLDDGHERWQAFVEPLPERLIFYTPIGSIAVERFNWQQSTSASRNPRAQLTAPMPATVVAILKNKGDRIKAGEQLMVLEAMKMEHTIQAPSDGVLTDIFFEIGAQVHEGAELIALGTENDINSVEKSS
- a CDS encoding hydroxymethylglutaryl-CoA lyase codes for the protein MNYPQQVTIIEVGPRDGLQNEPSFVGTENKINLINLLGQSGLQHIEVTSFVSPKAIPQLADGDAVFRGIDKPAGMHFSALVPNEQGLLKAIEAGVEEIAIFTAASESFNQRNINCSIAESIRRFIPVVSLAKTEKIRTRAYISCVLGCPYEGHITPKQVTEVTRQLLELEVDEISFGDTIGVGTPKQTNELIAAIASCMPLAKAAMHFHDTYGQAIANIYTALQCGINRFDSSVAGLGGCPYARGATGNVATEDVLYLMHGLGIKTGVDIFKIVAAGDMICKVLGRKNQSKVANALLANPC
- a CDS encoding carbon-nitrogen hydrolase; amino-acid sequence: MIQHTLKVALVQERWYENPKEHQDHIASGIFAAAKQGAQLVCLQELTLSPYFCTRADVDATPYKEDLYTGPTAQFVSLCAREAKVCITASLFEQAGYNTAIAYDNEGKFIGFTRKQHIPSGEKYHEDYYFKPGDSNYPVHSIIGHRFGLPTCYDQWFPELSRIYGLKGAEVLVYPTAIGAEPTAPGFNSQPMWQKVMVAQGIMSNTFIIAVNRIGCEDGLEFYGSSFISNPLGEILVQAPRNESAVLVAELNFEQRALWGRLFPFNRQRQPETYQELVRLGAN